In Helicobacter mastomyrinus, a single genomic region encodes these proteins:
- a CDS encoding peptidylprolyl isomerase translates to MQREELKVFDIKEEELSKCNYALIEVASPNGEVYGTMTLKLFQDVPQSVTNFATLAQSGFYNGLTFHRVIPSFVAQGGCPVGNGTGGPGYRIKCEVANNKHRHVKGALSMAHAGRDTGGSQFFICLAPQPHLDGEHTVFGGIDRKDSQSFDVLDKMKQGDIIKSITICETL, encoded by the coding sequence ATGCAAAGAGAAGAATTAAAAGTTTTTGACATCAAAGAAGAGGAGTTATCAAAGTGTAATTACGCCCTTATTGAAGTAGCTAGTCCCAATGGTGAAGTATATGGCACAATGACATTAAAGCTTTTTCAAGATGTGCCACAAAGTGTTACAAACTTCGCCACACTCGCACAAAGCGGATTCTATAATGGGCTTACTTTTCATCGTGTGATACCTAGTTTTGTCGCTCAAGGTGGCTGCCCTGTGGGTAATGGCACAGGGGGTCCGGGCTATCGTATCAAATGCGAAGTAGCAAATAACAAACACAGGCACGTAAAAGGTGCCCTTTCTATGGCTCACGCTGGGCGTGATACGGGCGGGAGTCAGTTTTTTATCTGCCTTGCTCCACAGCCTCATCTTGATGGAGAACATACGGTTTTTGGCGGTATCGATAGAAAAGATTCTCAAAGTTTTGATGTGCTTGATAAGATGAAGCAAGGTGATATTATCAAATCTATCACTATTTGCGAAACTCTCTAA
- a CDS encoding MFS transporter, whose product MMKHLLPLTLIASLRFFGLFIVLPIIGLYADEFHTTAFLAGLAAGGYALTQIIFQTPFGILSDKYNRKHIIGIGLLIFLLGSLVCAFANDITMLIIGRFLQGVGAIGGVVSAQVADLVREEERNKAMAVMGAGIFMSFVLAMFLSPIIASHFGSNMLFLITSVLCVFSLIVLYWKVPNTPNVKYHFNDSKIHDLLTDKNLLIMYLSAFLQKFLMILTFMCVSFALIHHFLLDEDELWLIYTPSAIIGTLAMGPASIFAQKKGQFKAVMLFGICAFVLSYFLMAYAVKESEKWLILLMMIVFFMGFAVLEPIMQSLASRYPKAHQKGAALGIFTTLGYVGSALGGMCGGWLYEAVGVFSLSLIVAVICIIWAILLILFLSNPKNHKNVYLKLEGNIASRLNKLDTLQGIIEWYINQNEHIAIIKYDATLIQEAAILSVFKGA is encoded by the coding sequence ATGATGAAACATCTGCTTCCTCTGACGCTCATTGCGAGTTTGCGATTTTTTGGGCTTTTTATTGTGCTGCCTATTATTGGGCTTTATGCTGATGAATTTCACACGACTGCCTTTCTTGCGGGATTAGCAGCGGGTGGCTATGCGCTCACACAGATTATATTTCAAACGCCTTTTGGAATCTTAAGTGATAAATACAATCGCAAACATATCATTGGCATTGGTTTATTGATTTTTCTGCTTGGCTCTTTAGTGTGTGCGTTTGCTAATGATATTACTATGCTTATTATTGGGCGATTCTTACAGGGTGTTGGGGCTATTGGCGGTGTGGTGAGCGCACAAGTGGCTGATTTAGTGCGCGAGGAGGAACGCAATAAGGCTATGGCGGTGATGGGCGCGGGAATCTTTATGAGTTTTGTGCTTGCTATGTTTTTAAGCCCTATTATTGCAAGTCATTTTGGCTCCAATATGCTCTTTCTTATCACTAGCGTTTTGTGCGTGTTTTCATTGATTGTATTGTATTGGAAAGTGCCTAATACACCTAATGTCAAATATCATTTTAATGATAGCAAGATTCATGATCTCCTTACCGATAAGAATCTGCTGATTATGTATCTTAGCGCATTTTTGCAAAAGTTCTTAATGATTCTTACCTTTATGTGTGTAAGTTTCGCTCTCATCCATCATTTTTTACTAGATGAAGACGAATTATGGCTTATCTACACTCCTTCGGCGATCATAGGCACTTTAGCTATGGGTCCTGCATCAATTTTTGCGCAAAAAAAGGGGCAATTTAAAGCCGTTATGCTTTTTGGTATTTGTGCATTTGTGCTTTCATACTTTCTTATGGCTTATGCAGTCAAAGAGAGTGAAAAATGGCTTATATTGTTGATGATGATAGTGTTTTTTATGGGTTTTGCCGTGCTTGAGCCGATTATGCAATCTCTAGCTAGTCGCTATCCTAAGGCACATCAAAAGGGAGCAGCACTTGGTATTTTTACTACGCTTGGCTATGTGGGTTCAGCACTTGGGGGTATGTGCGGAGGGTGGCTCTATGAGGCGGTAGGGGTCTTTAGTCTTTCTCTTATCGTCGCAGTAATATGTATTATATGGGCTATACTCTTAATCCTCTTTTTAAGCAATCCTAAAAATCATAAAAATGTATATCTTAAACTTGAGGGGAATATCGCCTCTAGACTTAATAAGCTTGATACTTTGCAGGGCATTATTGAGTGGTATATTAACCAAAATGAGCATATTGCTATTATCAAGTACGATGCTACTTTGATTCAAGAAGCGGCTATTTTGTCGGTATTTAAGGGGGCATAA
- a CDS encoding tRNA 2-thiocytidine biosynthesis TtcA family protein: MSPENNLLESSTSPTISKKITRIVGKTNAQYNLIKAGDKVLLGLSGGKDSILLATLLAYMQKHAPFKFTFKALTVDYGRGGEYEYIFEYCQKLGIPYELYRTDIYQILEQNKRGGTIYCSFCSRMRRGALYSKALEGGYNKLALAHHLDDAAESFFMNLTYNGAMRSMPPIYRAENGLEVIRPLIFVRERQIIDFIAHNHIYIAPDCNCPINWLDSDKKPFAREATKQFLKNMEEQNPQFFKSLKNAFSNIHAGSFCDTRYIHQ; encoded by the coding sequence ATGAGTCCAGAAAATAATCTATTAGAATCTAGCACCTCCCCCACGATAAGCAAAAAAATTACTCGCATAGTGGGCAAGACAAATGCGCAATATAACCTTATCAAAGCAGGTGATAAAGTGCTACTTGGCTTAAGCGGGGGCAAAGATTCTATCCTACTTGCCACACTCCTTGCCTATATGCAAAAACACGCGCCCTTTAAATTTACTTTCAAAGCCTTAACGGTAGATTACGGCAGAGGCGGGGAATATGAATATATTTTTGAATATTGTCAAAAACTTGGAATCCCTTACGAACTCTACCGCACGGATATTTACCAAATCTTAGAGCAAAACAAAAGAGGGGGGACAATTTATTGCAGCTTTTGCTCACGTATGCGGCGAGGAGCATTATATAGCAAGGCTTTAGAGGGAGGGTATAATAAACTCGCCCTAGCACATCATCTTGATGATGCTGCGGAGAGCTTTTTTATGAATCTTACTTATAATGGTGCAATGCGCTCTATGCCACCTATTTATCGTGCAGAAAATGGCCTAGAGGTGATACGTCCGCTGATTTTCGTGCGGGAGAGGCAGATTATTGACTTCATCGCGCATAATCACATCTACATCGCACCAGATTGTAACTGCCCTATTAATTGGCTAGATTCTGATAAAAAGCCTTTCGCGCGTGAGGCGACAAAGCAATTTCTTAAAAATATGGAGGAGCAAAATCCCCAATTTTTCAAATCGCTCAAAAATGCCTTTAGCAATATCCACGCAGGAAGCTTTTGCGATACACGTTACATTCATCAATAA
- a CDS encoding bifunctional anthranilate synthase component I family protein/class IV aminotransferase → MSALDSIDIFLNSQNKGYFVGYITYEAGVLLSTYKLGAYEHLHKAIIQLHQSVSYTSPLLYFTLFKKRKKFKFLHTHTKPSLHIVKGLDSKAYTQGFQVIKNHIHKGDSYQVNFTQEILLHSPTKPKHLFKQLLSHQNTTYKAYMKNVFMEILCFSPELFFKVKNHTITAQPMKGTIKRGKGGEDRELKGRLQADSKNRSENIMIVDLLRNDLSKIIKPHSLRVKELCAIHSYPSLHQMVSTLQGRLAHICIREIFQALFPCGSISGAPKLKTMEIIHSLESRLRGVYCGALGVISAKDTSLCVPIRTLFKHSSESCYHYGVGSGVVWDSVCEEEYAELALKSRFLSAKEDYALFETMLYDEGHIFLLVQHLNRMYKSACDLGFESKLIQRLCAVVSLSETNIGDDFITRYSYICFDGEDRLWGRAHFLFEFLQMPLPYKRCIVRLTLSRDGVLNLSISPLDDIASHTLLVSSQNIDKHNPLIYHKTTQRAHFANAHELIKEHKIFDMLYCNKKGFVSEGSRSNVLCEIEGRYYTPRIQNGLLGGTLRAVLLDNGCIREKNLYLKHLKKASRIFCINSVRGIVEVKLNTKCIECFM, encoded by the coding sequence TTGAGTGCGTTAGATTCCATAGATATATTTCTTAACTCTCAAAACAAAGGTTATTTTGTAGGCTATATTACGTATGAAGCAGGGGTTTTGCTAAGCACTTATAAACTTGGGGCTTATGAACACCTGCATAAAGCTATAATACAGCTTCATCAATCAGTTTCCTATACTTCTCCTTTGCTTTATTTCACACTTTTTAAAAAACGTAAAAAATTTAAATTCTTACATACGCATACAAAACCCTCTTTGCATATTGTTAAGGGATTAGATTCTAAAGCATATACGCAAGGTTTTCAAGTGATAAAAAACCATATTCACAAGGGCGATAGCTATCAAGTCAATTTTACGCAAGAAATATTGCTGCATTCCCCCACTAAACCTAAACATCTTTTTAAGCAGCTCCTTTCCCATCAAAATACCACCTATAAAGCTTATATGAAAAATGTATTTATGGAGATTCTATGTTTTTCGCCTGAGCTATTTTTTAAGGTGAAAAATCACACTATTACCGCGCAACCGATGAAAGGGACGATAAAAAGAGGCAAGGGCGGCGAGGATAGAGAGCTTAAAGGGCGATTACAGGCCGATAGCAAAAATCGCAGTGAAAACATAATGATAGTGGATTTACTCCGCAATGATTTAAGCAAGATTATCAAACCCCATTCTTTGCGTGTGAAGGAGCTTTGTGCTATTCATAGCTATCCTAGTCTTCATCAAATGGTTTCTACATTACAAGGGCGATTAGCCCATATTTGTATACGTGAGATATTCCAAGCCCTTTTCCCCTGTGGCTCTATCAGTGGTGCACCTAAGCTTAAGACAATGGAGATTATCCATAGCTTAGAATCTCGTTTGAGAGGTGTGTATTGTGGTGCTTTAGGCGTGATTTCTGCTAAAGATACATCTTTGTGCGTGCCTATTCGCACGCTTTTTAAGCACTCTAGTGAATCTTGCTATCACTATGGCGTGGGAAGCGGGGTAGTGTGGGATTCTGTCTGTGAGGAGGAATATGCTGAGCTTGCATTAAAAAGCCGCTTTTTATCTGCTAAAGAGGATTATGCACTTTTTGAGACAATGCTTTATGATGAGGGACATATTTTTCTCCTTGTGCAGCATTTAAATCGTATGTATAAGAGCGCCTGTGATTTGGGCTTTGAATCTAAGCTTATACAAAGGTTATGTGCAGTTGTTTCACTTAGTGAGACGAATATTGGCGATGATTTTATCACACGTTATAGCTATATTTGCTTTGATGGTGAGGATAGGCTATGGGGGAGGGCGCACTTTTTGTTTGAATTCTTGCAAATGCCCTTGCCCTATAAACGTTGCATAGTGAGACTTACTTTATCACGTGATGGTGTATTGAATCTTAGCATATCGCCACTAGATGATATTGCCTCACATACCCTGCTTGTATCATCTCAAAATATAGATAAGCATAATCCTTTGATATATCATAAAACCACGCAGCGCGCACATTTTGCCAATGCGCATGAGCTGATTAAAGAACATAAGATATTTGATATGCTGTATTGTAACAAAAAGGGTTTTGTGAGTGAGGGTAGCAGGAGCAATGTTTTATGTGAGATAGAGGGGAGATACTATACACCTAGGATTCAAAATGGACTACTTGGAGGGACGCTACGTGCAGTGCTTTTAGATAATGGGTGTATCAGGGAGAAAAATTTGTATCTTAAGCATCTTAAAAAGGCAAGTAGAATTTTTTGTATTAACTCTGTGCGTGGTATTGTAGAGGTGAAATTAAACACAAAATGTATTGAATGTTTTATGTAG
- the rplQ gene encoding 50S ribosomal protein L17 has translation MRHRHGYRKLGRTSAHRKALLKNLAIALITYNKIETGVFKAKELQSYIEKLVSVARSGDLNAHRYVFAHLQEKRATKKLVTEIAPQYNGRNGGYTRIQRTRLRRGDASQMAIIEFI, from the coding sequence ATGAGACATAGACACGGATATAGGAAATTAGGACGCACATCTGCTCATCGCAAGGCGTTATTAAAAAATCTTGCCATTGCGCTTATTACTTACAATAAAATTGAGACAGGTGTATTTAAGGCAAAGGAATTGCAAAGTTATATTGAAAAGCTTGTGAGTGTAGCGCGTAGTGGTGATTTAAACGCACATCGCTATGTATTTGCGCATTTGCAAGAAAAGAGGGCGACTAAAAAACTTGTAACAGAAATAGCCCCTCAATATAATGGACGCAATGGTGGATATACAAGAATTCAACGCACTCGTCTCCGTAGGGGTGATGCCTCACAAATGGCGATTATTGAATTTATATAG
- a CDS encoding DNA-directed RNA polymerase subunit alpha has translation MNMIKIEPYIPTDINIEEISANRIKINAYPFESGYAITLAHPIRRLLLSSSVGYAPTALKIQGVSHEFDSIRGIVEDVSHFISNLKNIRFLIKDKEVDNVQLHYELKGPMVLNAGELANDLVGIVNPDAYLATINENAALSFSLIVQKGIGYVPSESIRATIAEDYIPLDAYFTPVKRVVYEIENVLVEDNPNYEKIIFDIETDGQIEPLTAFNEAIAIMHKQMSIFGVDLSETSNNAKNIAEDSGELKTLMIKIDTLNLSARCFNCLDRSGLEYVGELVIMSENELKNIKNMGKKSYEEIAEKLEELGYPVGGEIAEDILQLLNRKLAKMRNN, from the coding sequence ATGAATATGATTAAAATTGAGCCTTATATCCCTACGGATATAAATATTGAAGAAATTTCAGCCAATAGAATTAAAATTAATGCCTATCCTTTTGAATCTGGATATGCTATTACATTGGCTCACCCCATTCGTCGTTTGTTACTTTCAAGTTCTGTGGGTTATGCACCTACGGCTTTAAAGATTCAAGGTGTATCGCACGAGTTTGATTCTATTCGTGGTATTGTAGAAGATGTGTCGCATTTTATCAGCAATCTTAAAAATATTCGTTTTTTGATTAAAGATAAAGAAGTGGATAACGTGCAGTTGCATTATGAGCTTAAGGGACCTATGGTTTTAAATGCAGGTGAGCTAGCTAATGATTTGGTGGGGATTGTGAATCCCGATGCGTATTTAGCTACCATTAATGAAAATGCTGCACTAAGTTTTTCGCTTATTGTGCAAAAGGGTATAGGCTATGTGCCAAGCGAAAGCATTCGTGCTACGATAGCAGAGGATTATATCCCTCTTGATGCGTATTTTACTCCTGTAAAAAGAGTAGTGTATGAAATAGAAAATGTGCTTGTCGAGGACAATCCAAATTATGAAAAAATCATATTTGATATTGAGACAGACGGGCAAATTGAGCCACTTACTGCATTTAACGAGGCTATAGCCATTATGCATAAGCAAATGAGTATTTTTGGTGTAGATTTAAGTGAAACAAGCAATAATGCAAAAAATATTGCTGAAGATTCTGGTGAGCTTAAAACATTAATGATTAAGATTGATACATTAAACTTAAGCGCGCGTTGCTTTAACTGCCTTGATAGATCAGGCTTAGAGTATGTGGGTGAATTAGTGATTATGAGTGAGAATGAGCTTAAAAATATCAAAAATATGGGTAAAAAGTCTTACGAAGAAATTGCAGAAAAGCTAGAAGAGCTTGGTTATCCTGTGGGTGGAGAAATTGCCGAAGATATTTTACAGCTACTCAATCGCAAGTTGGCTAAGATGAGAAATAATTAA
- the rpsD gene encoding 30S ribosomal protein S4, whose translation MARYRGPVEKLERRFGVSLALKGERRLAGKSALDKRPYGPGQHGQKRGKISEYGLQLREKQKAKMMYGVSEKQFRSLFREANRQEGNTGENLIRIIEQRLDNVVYRMGFATTRRFARQLVTHGHILVNSKRVDIPSYIVKPGQKIEVKEKSKNNPQIIRAIDLTAQTGIVPWVDVDKDKKFGIFTRFPQREEVVIPIEERLIVELYSK comes from the coding sequence ATGGCACGATATAGAGGACCGGTTGAAAAATTAGAAAGACGATTTGGCGTATCTCTTGCATTAAAGGGTGAGAGACGATTGGCAGGTAAGAGTGCGCTTGATAAGCGACCTTATGGACCAGGACAGCACGGACAAAAGCGCGGTAAAATTTCGGAATATGGGTTGCAATTGCGCGAAAAGCAAAAGGCAAAAATGATGTATGGTGTGAGTGAAAAGCAATTCCGCTCTCTTTTTAGAGAAGCCAATCGCCAAGAGGGCAATACAGGTGAAAATCTAATACGCATTATTGAGCAACGTTTGGATAATGTAGTGTATCGTATGGGATTTGCGACAACAAGGAGATTTGCAAGGCAGCTTGTTACACATGGACATATTCTTGTGAATAGTAAACGTGTGGATATTCCTTCATATATTGTTAAACCCGGACAAAAAATTGAGGTAAAAGAAAAAAGTAAAAATAATCCTCAAATTATCCGTGCAATAGATTTAACCGCACAAACAGGCATTGTACCTTGGGTAGATGTAGATAAGGATAAAAAGTTTGGTATCTTTACGCGTTTTCCACAAAGAGAAGAGGTAGTGATACCTATTGAAGAGAGACTGATAGTTGAGTTGTATTCCAAATAA
- the rpsK gene encoding 30S ribosomal protein S11 yields MAKKGVTKKKNVKKNIARGIVCISASFNNTNVTITDEMGNVLCWATAGGLGFKGSKKSTPYAAQQAVEAAMEKAKEHGIKEVGIKVQGPGSGKETAVKSVGAIEGIKVLWLKDITPLPHNGCRPPKRRRV; encoded by the coding sequence ATGGCAAAAAAAGGTGTAACGAAAAAAAAGAATGTCAAAAAGAATATTGCACGTGGCATTGTGTGCATTTCTGCGTCATTTAATAATACAAATGTAACTATTACTGATGAAATGGGAAATGTTCTATGCTGGGCTACTGCTGGTGGATTAGGATTCAAAGGAAGTAAAAAATCTACCCCTTATGCCGCACAACAAGCCGTGGAAGCTGCAATGGAAAAGGCTAAAGAACACGGAATCAAAGAAGTTGGCATTAAAGTGCAGGGACCGGGTAGTGGGAAAGAGACAGCTGTTAAAAGTGTAGGGGCGATTGAGGGTATTAAGGTTTTATGGCTAAAAGATATCACACCATTGCCACATAATGGCTGCAGACCACCAAAAAGAAGAAGAGTATAA
- the rpsM gene encoding 30S ribosomal protein S13: protein MARIAGVDLPKKKRVEYAITYIYGIGLKSSRDILKAVNISFDKRVNDLSEDEVSSIAKKIQEGYMVEGDLRKKVTMDIKSLMDLGSYRGLRHRKGLPVRGQTTKNNARTRKGKKKTVGSK from the coding sequence ATGGCTAGAATTGCTGGTGTAGATTTGCCAAAAAAGAAAAGAGTAGAATATGCTATTACTTATATTTATGGTATTGGGCTTAAAAGCTCAAGAGATATTCTTAAAGCTGTAAATATTTCTTTTGATAAGCGAGTTAATGATCTCAGCGAAGATGAAGTATCATCTATTGCAAAAAAGATTCAAGAAGGTTATATGGTAGAGGGTGACCTCCGTAAAAAAGTAACAATGGATATTAAGTCATTGATGGACTTAGGCAGTTATCGGGGCTTACGACATAGAAAAGGATTGCCTGTGCGAGGACAGACGACAAAAAATAATGCTCGCACACGCAAAGGCAAGAAAAAAACCGTTGGTAGTAAATAA
- the rpmJ gene encoding 50S ribosomal protein L36 encodes MKVRPSVKKMCDKCKVIKRKGVVRVICSTPKHKQRQG; translated from the coding sequence ATGAAAGTTCGGCCTTCAGTCAAAAAGATGTGCGACAAATGTAAGGTTATCAAGCGTAAAGGCGTGGTTAGAGTGATTTGCTCAACCCCTAAACACAAACAAAGACAAGGATAA
- the infA gene encoding translation initiation factor IF-1 — MAKDDVIEVDGKVIEALPNATFRVQLENGHIVLCHIAGKMRMHYIKILPGDMVKIELTPYSLDKGRITYRHK, encoded by the coding sequence ATGGCAAAAGATGATGTGATTGAAGTTGATGGTAAAGTGATTGAAGCTTTGCCAAATGCAACTTTTCGTGTGCAGCTTGAAAATGGACATATAGTGCTTTGCCACATTGCGGGCAAAATGCGTATGCACTATATTAAAATTTTACCCGGAGATATGGTAAAAATCGAGCTAACCCCTTATAGCCTAGATAAGGGAAGAATTACTTATAGACATAAATGA
- the map gene encoding type I methionyl aminopeptidase, which yields MAISIKSKKDIESLRIPNKIVAQTLQFLSLQAKEGVSLLELDTMAQEFIAAQGGRAAFYQLYGFPKSICTSVNEVIIHGIPTDYRLKQGDILGIDIGVEYNGWYGDAAITLGIGEIAQADKELIKCAKDTLYEAISQVRVGMRFKELSLILEEAITKRGFVPLRGFCGHGIGRAPHEEPEIPNYLESPNPKQGPKIKEGMVFCLEPMIVHSDGEPIVLNDKWSVVAKDGLNGSHYEHTIAIVNGKAEILTEV from the coding sequence ATGGCAATTAGCATTAAGAGCAAAAAAGATATAGAATCTTTACGCATTCCTAATAAAATTGTCGCTCAAACTTTGCAATTTTTAAGTCTTCAAGCAAAGGAGGGCGTCTCTCTCCTTGAGCTTGATACAATGGCACAAGAGTTTATCGCTGCTCAAGGCGGGAGGGCTGCATTTTACCAGCTATATGGGTTCCCAAAGTCTATCTGCACATCTGTAAATGAAGTCATTATCCACGGTATTCCTACGGATTATAGGCTCAAGCAAGGCGATATTTTAGGGATTGATATTGGTGTGGAATATAATGGCTGGTATGGTGATGCGGCTATCACACTTGGAATTGGGGAGATAGCTCAAGCTGACAAAGAATTGATTAAATGCGCGAAAGATACATTATATGAGGCTATCTCGCAAGTGCGCGTAGGTATGCGTTTTAAGGAATTAAGCTTGATATTAGAAGAGGCAATTACAAAGCGAGGTTTTGTGCCATTACGCGGATTTTGTGGACACGGCATAGGGAGAGCACCTCACGAGGAGCCGGAGATTCCAAATTATTTAGAATCTCCCAATCCAAAGCAAGGTCCAAAGATTAAAGAAGGGATGGTGTTTTGCTTAGAGCCAATGATTGTCCATAGTGATGGAGAGCCTATTGTCTTAAATGATAAATGGTCAGTGGTGGCAAAAGATGGTTTAAATGGTAGCCATTATGAGCATACAATAGCTATTGTCAATGGCAAAGCAGAGATCTTAACGGAGGTGTAA
- the secY gene encoding preprotein translocase subunit SecY, which yields MTKSIVNKILITLAFLFAYRILAYVPVPGVDVGLIKSFIDDNANNALGLFNMFSGNAVERFSIISLGIMPYITASIIMELLAATFPNLGKMKKERDGMQKYMQIVRYVTIGITIIQAVSVSIGLNSMSMGAIKIDLNLFIAVSVFSMLAGTMLLMWIGEQITQRGVGNGISLIIFGGIVSGIPSSIGNTFNLVNTGQINIFMLLVLLAVILLTVGVIIYIELAERRIPVSYARKVVMQNQNKRIMNYIPVKLNLSGVIPPIFASALLVFPSTILQASSNSVIQSIADILRPDGYIYNFLMFVLVIFFAYFYASIVFNAKDIADNLKRQGGFIPGLRPGEGTSNFLNNVASNLTFWGAFYLALVSTLPWVLVKFTGVPFYFGGTAVLIVVQVAIDTMRRIEAQIYMSKYQTLSAVGL from the coding sequence ATGACAAAAAGCATTGTAAATAAGATTCTCATCACTCTTGCCTTTTTATTTGCATATAGAATCTTGGCGTATGTGCCTGTTCCGGGCGTAGATGTTGGGTTGATTAAATCTTTTATTGACGATAATGCAAATAATGCGCTAGGCTTATTTAATATGTTTAGTGGGAATGCGGTGGAACGTTTTAGCATTATCTCACTTGGCATTATGCCCTACATTACCGCTTCTATCATTATGGAGCTTCTTGCAGCGACTTTCCCCAATCTTGGTAAGATGAAAAAAGAACGCGATGGTATGCAAAAATATATGCAAATTGTGCGTTATGTAACTATTGGGATTACTATTATTCAAGCAGTGAGTGTAAGTATTGGGCTTAATAGTATGAGTATGGGGGCGATTAAAATTGATTTGAATCTTTTTATTGCTGTTTCTGTGTTTTCAATGCTTGCAGGCACAATGTTGCTTATGTGGATTGGAGAGCAGATTACACAACGAGGTGTAGGCAACGGGATTAGTTTGATTATTTTTGGTGGTATTGTTTCAGGCATTCCTTCAAGCATAGGCAATACCTTTAACCTCGTCAATACAGGGCAAATTAATATATTTATGCTCCTTGTCCTATTAGCTGTGATTCTCTTAACCGTTGGGGTGATTATCTATATTGAATTAGCCGAAAGGCGCATACCTGTATCTTATGCGCGCAAGGTGGTAATGCAGAATCAAAACAAGCGCATTATGAACTACATTCCTGTGAAGCTTAATTTAAGCGGGGTTATTCCGCCTATTTTTGCTTCAGCGTTGCTTGTATTTCCATCGACTATTTTACAAGCCTCATCAAATAGCGTGATTCAATCCATTGCAGATATTTTAAGACCCGATGGTTATATCTATAACTTTTTGATGTTTGTTTTGGTGATTTTCTTTGCATATTTTTATGCTTCTATCGTATTTAATGCGAAGGACATCGCGGATAATCTCAAAAGACAGGGTGGATTCATACCCGGATTGCGTCCGGGTGAGGGGACATCAAATTTCCTTAATAATGTAGCGAGTAATCTTACCTTTTGGGGTGCGTTTTATTTGGCTCTTGTATCTACGCTCCCGTGGGTGCTTGTGAAATTTACAGGTGTGCCTTTTTATTTTGGTGGGACAGCGGTGCTGATTGTGGTGCAGGTGGCTATTGATACGATGAGACGTATCGAGGCTCAAATTTATATGAGTAAATATCAAACCCTAAGTGCCGTAGGGCTTTGA
- the rplO gene encoding 50S ribosomal protein L15 has product MLEKIKPAKGSTKDIKRVGRGQGSGMGKTSTRGGKGQTARSGYKAKRGFEGGQQPLQRRLPKVGFTSRVIKPVVINVDKAKVFDTFTEINMEILRAHFSIPKGATKVKLIGKKAKALAAKTKDTCITTSGNKE; this is encoded by the coding sequence ATGTTAGAAAAGATTAAACCAGCAAAAGGCAGCACAAAAGATATTAAACGTGTAGGTAGAGGACAGGGCAGCGGAATGGGCAAAACTTCTACGCGTGGTGGAAAGGGACAGACTGCTCGTAGCGGCTATAAGGCAAAGAGAGGTTTTGAGGGCGGACAGCAACCACTTCAAAGACGTTTGCCTAAAGTGGGCTTTACTTCACGTGTTATTAAACCCGTTGTTATTAATGTGGATAAGGCAAAGGTTTTTGATACATTCACAGAAATTAATATGGAAATATTACGAGCACATTTTAGTATTCCTAAAGGCGCGACAAAAGTAAAGCTCATTGGCAAAAAAGCCAAAGCTTTAGCTGCTAAAACCAAAGATACTTGCATTACAACAAGCGGAAATAAAGAATGA
- the rpsE gene encoding 30S ribosomal protein S5 → MEINREEFSEVVVNIGRVTKVVKGGRRFRFNALVVVGNKNGLVGFGLGKAKEVPDAIKKAIDDAFKNIIKVNIKGTTIAHDIEHKYNASKILLKPASEGTGVIAGGSTRPVIELAGIKDILTKSLGSNNPYNVVRATFDALARIKA, encoded by the coding sequence ATGGAAATCAATAGAGAAGAATTTAGCGAAGTGGTTGTGAATATCGGTAGGGTTACAAAGGTTGTTAAAGGCGGACGTAGATTCCGTTTCAATGCGCTTGTGGTAGTAGGCAATAAAAATGGGCTTGTGGGCTTTGGGCTTGGCAAGGCAAAAGAAGTGCCAGATGCGATTAAAAAGGCTATTGATGATGCATTTAAAAATATCATTAAAGTAAATATCAAAGGGACAACCATAGCCCACGATATTGAGCATAAATATAATGCAAGTAAGATTCTCTTAAAACCTGCTAGCGAGGGGACGGGCGTTATCGCGGGTGGTTCTACTCGCCCAGTGATAGAACTTGCAGGGATTAAAGATATTTTGACTAAATCACTCGGGTCTAATAATCCCTATAACGTCGTTCGTGCAACTTTTGACGCACTTGCACGTATTAAGGCTTAA